Below is a window of 'Nostoc azollae' 0708 DNA.
TATGTATTTCATCAAATGGATAACCAAGCACTGGAATCAGCAATGGGACGAGCTATTGATTTGTGATATCAGCAACCTGAACAGTTCCAAAAACTAGCTACTGAGGGTATGCAATACGACTATTGTTAGAATATACCCGGAGCAGAATATTTAGAAATTTACGACTGGATTAGACATAAGTGGTAATTCTGGCAGAGTTATCGATTATGTCACAACTTACACCACTGGCATATTAGTAGTATTGGGAGGATCCCAAATGTGTAAGTTTATTGTCATGCTGTAGCTTGCTTCCCGCAGGGTATGAAGCGCAGCGCAATGTTCATGAAGCGTGCCGGAGGCTCTAGCATTTCGGAGATTCTTCACTTCACTCCGTTCCCTATCGGTTACGCCACGCTTCGCTAACAGAATGACGATTTATGATATTTTTGCAAAATTGGGATGCTCCCGTAGTATTGGCGTGCATCAGACTCCATAGTTCATTTACAATCGACAGAATTTTGACATTTAACGCACCCTACAAGAGAAGGGTTTAGCATTGCGGTTTCCCCCTACTAATTCAGAAATAATTTCCAATTCTCTCCAATTATCTAACAGAAAAAGCATCACTAAACCTGCGGGTAATTGGCTCAACTATGAAGGTCAGAATTGATTTCTCACGAGTGATAATCTCTGCATTCGCAGCCATTCCTGGAGTAAATTCCACTTCTTGTCCTCGGAGATTCATTGAATGTTGAGTCAATTTAATTCTGGTTGAGAAAACTAAACCCAAGTCTTTATCAACTACTGCATTGGGACTAATTTGTAAAACCTCACCATCAACAACTCCAAATTCTTGAAAAGGAAAAGCTTCTAATTTAACTTTTGCTTTCATATTCTGACGAATAAAGCCAATATCGCGGTTAAGAACTTTTACTTCTAAAAGCATTTCTTCACCTTCTGGTGCAATTGATAGCAATTCTTCACCAGATTGAATGGGACCTTTAGTAGCTTTAATTTTGTAAATTGTTCCCGCGACAGGTGCTTTAATAGTTTCCCTATCTTTCTGCATTTTTGCTTGTTCTAATTGACCCGCAACATTAGTTAATTCTTCTTTGCGTTTATTGATTTGGGTTAAAATTTCACTTTGGCGTTCTGATGCTAAACGTAAGCCTTGATTACGTGCTGCTTGATAAGCTTGTTCTGCTTGGCGAATTTCTTGGTCTTGAGCAGCAATATCTTTTTCTAAAGATCTAACTTTATCTTTTGCTTCTGTCAGTCTATTTTTGGTATTAGTTACTTCATCTGAGCTTTTAATAATGTCTGTACTGGCACGATTTAATCTTTCCTGTGCTTCTAAATAATCAACTCTGGGAACTGCACCGGGATTTAATAAAGCGCGGAGATTTTCTTCTCTTTTTTGAGCTATGGTTAAATTATTATCAACTTTAGCACGGATGCCTTCAGCATTCACTAGGTTAGTTTGAGCATTAGTAAAGCTGGTTTGGGCGTTGGCTAAATTTTCTTGTAAGCGACTTAAACGAACTTTTGCTTGATTGATAATTGAAAGTTGGCGTTGTGCTTCTGCTTCTGCTGCTGCTTGTTTGGCTTTGTAGTCTAATAAACGAGAATTTAAAAGTTCGTCTTGCAGTTTTGTTCCGGCAGTTTTTTCGCGGATACGTTCTGCTTCTAAACGCTGCAAGTC
It encodes the following:
- a CDS encoding HlyD family efflux transporter periplasmic adaptor subunit translates to MKYSLAANAVQARQTKERFAKPEEQLSYELGKAVQELPPLYARLLAGTISVIIFGTISWAHFSEIDEVATAPGELIASTQVRPVTSLGSGYILAVKVKEGDHVTKDQILIERDPNLQQTDVNRLAKAIKLIEDDLQRLEAERIREKTAGTKLQDELLNSRLLDYKAKQAAAEAEAQRQLSIINQAKVRLSRLQENLANAQTSFTNAQTNLVNAEGIRAKVDNNLTIAQKREENLRALLNPGAVPRVDYLEAQERLNRASTDIIKSSDEVTNTKNRLTEAKDKVRSLEKDIAAQDQEIRQAEQAYQAARNQGLRLASERQSEILTQINKRKEELTNVAGQLEQAKMQKDRETIKAPVAGTIYKIKATKGPIQSGEELLSIAPEGEEMLLEVKVLNRDIGFIRQNMKAKVKLEAFPFQEFGVVDGEVLQISPNAVVDKDLGLVFSTRIKLTQHSMNLRGQEVEFTPGMAANAEIITREKSILTFIVEPITRRFSDAFSVR